A DNA window from Thermococcus sp. 4557 contains the following coding sequences:
- a CDS encoding DNA topoisomerase I, with protein sequence MVTLIIAEKPNVARKIAYALAEGKPVRKTIGKVGYYEFTRDGKRIIVAPAVGHLFSLAPKVKTYGYPIFDIEWVPVYVAEKGKSYAKDYIKALATLAKRADEFVVACDYDTEGEVIGYTALKYACGIDPSRAKRMKFSALTKKDLLKAWYNLEPTINFGMADAGIARHVLDWYWGVNLSRALTSAIKRASGKWQVLSTGRVQGPTLKFLVDREKEIQNFKPTPYWVIKMLLEKNGEQYTAVYEKERILDEDEAKRIVEEAKKGPAFVEKVEVKQQKRNPPVPFDLGTLQREAYSAFGYSPKKTLELAQKLYERGLTSYPRTSSQKLPKNLNFRPILQNLAKLPEYKPFAHELLGKERLKPVEGKKEDPAHPAIYPTGELPKPGDLTKDEQNLYDLIVRRFLALFMEPAVREIMKVVINSNSHRFILGGARTVKEGWLKVYGKYVKFDEVILPAFKEGEPVKVIQIKREKKKTKPPARYSPAAVIKRMEDLGIGTKATRAQILETLYSRGYIEGKRKIKVTPLGMRVVEALEKNVPDIVSVELTKAFEEKMAEIMAGKADREDVIEESKNQLIKILKVFKEKELDIGKMLMETTGTGATTSKTAARKAGAVKELSGEEEKAVKKAVDGGERRKEPLVLGKCPKCGGDLVVRYNRKTGKRFVGCSNWPKCNVTYPLLQRGEIIPTDKTCCGGAPVVKIREKGREYEICVDMNCRDWKKGKK encoded by the coding sequence ATGGTCACGCTCATCATAGCCGAGAAGCCCAACGTTGCCCGTAAAATCGCCTATGCGTTAGCGGAAGGCAAACCCGTGAGAAAAACGATAGGGAAGGTAGGTTACTACGAGTTCACCCGCGACGGAAAGAGGATAATCGTCGCTCCCGCCGTGGGCCACCTCTTTTCCCTCGCCCCCAAAGTGAAGACCTACGGCTACCCCATCTTCGACATCGAGTGGGTACCTGTCTATGTCGCTGAAAAGGGCAAGAGCTACGCGAAGGACTACATCAAGGCGTTAGCCACGCTCGCAAAGCGGGCGGACGAGTTCGTGGTAGCCTGCGACTACGACACGGAGGGTGAGGTGATAGGCTACACGGCCCTCAAGTACGCCTGCGGCATTGACCCCTCCAGGGCGAAGAGGATGAAGTTCTCAGCGCTCACCAAAAAGGACCTCCTCAAAGCATGGTACAACCTTGAGCCGACGATAAACTTCGGGATGGCGGACGCAGGAATAGCGCGCCACGTCCTCGACTGGTACTGGGGCGTGAACCTGTCGAGGGCCCTTACATCAGCCATAAAGCGCGCCAGCGGCAAGTGGCAGGTTCTCTCCACCGGCCGCGTTCAGGGGCCGACGCTTAAGTTTCTGGTTGACAGAGAGAAGGAGATTCAGAACTTCAAGCCCACACCGTACTGGGTCATAAAGATGCTCCTCGAGAAGAACGGGGAGCAGTACACGGCGGTCTATGAGAAGGAGCGCATACTCGATGAGGATGAGGCGAAGCGCATCGTCGAGGAGGCTAAGAAGGGCCCGGCCTTCGTCGAGAAGGTCGAGGTCAAGCAGCAGAAGAGGAATCCGCCGGTGCCCTTCGACCTCGGAACCCTGCAGAGGGAGGCCTATTCTGCCTTTGGATACAGCCCGAAGAAGACTTTAGAGCTCGCACAGAAGCTGTATGAGCGGGGATTAACGAGCTATCCAAGGACAAGCTCACAGAAGCTCCCCAAGAACCTCAACTTCCGTCCCATTCTCCAGAACCTCGCCAAGTTACCTGAGTACAAGCCCTTCGCCCACGAGCTCCTGGGCAAAGAGCGACTCAAGCCAGTTGAGGGCAAGAAGGAAGACCCCGCCCATCCGGCAATCTACCCAACCGGCGAACTGCCAAAGCCCGGCGACCTCACGAAGGATGAGCAGAACCTCTACGACCTCATCGTCAGGAGGTTCTTGGCCCTCTTCATGGAGCCGGCCGTCAGGGAGATAATGAAGGTCGTAATAAACTCCAACTCCCACCGCTTCATCCTGGGTGGAGCGAGGACCGTGAAGGAGGGCTGGCTGAAGGTCTACGGCAAGTACGTCAAGTTCGATGAGGTGATCCTCCCGGCGTTTAAGGAGGGCGAGCCGGTCAAGGTCATCCAGATAAAGCGCGAGAAGAAGAAGACGAAGCCCCCCGCGCGCTATTCGCCCGCGGCGGTTATCAAGAGGATGGAGGACCTTGGCATAGGAACCAAGGCCACCCGCGCCCAGATTCTGGAGACCCTCTACAGCCGCGGCTACATCGAGGGCAAGCGGAAGATAAAGGTCACTCCCCTCGGCATGCGCGTCGTTGAGGCCCTGGAGAAGAACGTGCCCGACATAGTGAGCGTCGAGCTGACGAAGGCCTTCGAGGAGAAGATGGCGGAGATTATGGCCGGGAAGGCTGACAGAGAAGATGTCATCGAGGAGAGCAAGAACCAGCTCATCAAAATCCTCAAGGTTTTCAAGGAGAAGGAGCTCGACATCGGAAAGATGCTCATGGAGACTACTGGAACCGGTGCGACCACCTCAAAAACCGCCGCCAGAAAAGCCGGCGCCGTGAAGGAGCTCAGCGGGGAAGAGGAGAAGGCGGTTAAAAAGGCCGTTGATGGGGGAGAGCGGAGGAAGGAGCCCCTCGTGCTAGGCAAGTGCCCCAAGTGCGGCGGCGACCTCGTGGTGCGCTATAACAGGAAGACCGGGAAGAGGTTCGTCGGCTGCTCCAACTGGCCGAAGTGCAACGTCACCTACCCGCTCCTCCAGCGCGGTGAGATAATCCCGACGGACAAAACCTGCTGCGGCGGCGCGCCGGTGGTTAAGATACGCGAGAAGGGCCGCGAGTACGAGATATGCGTTGACATGAACTGCAGGGATTGGAAGAAGGGGAAGAAGTAG
- a CDS encoding helix-turn-helix domain-containing protein, whose amino-acid sequence MTEPDIFYILGNKVRRDLLSHLTCTECYFSFLSSKVSVSSTAVAKHLKIMEREGILKSYEREGPFIGPARKYYDIAISKTYVATVTPNLFWYRGLDLGGESLEKTKIDLSRIPREHDSLLGMVHSFHELTSELEKVLKALQAVESRREVLMRQIKERYLKEIGDMTQLAILHYILLVGEATVDELSDRLNLKEREVLVKAQELDRFVPLIIKDGTIKIDEERLKQKLGGESDARED is encoded by the coding sequence ATGACTGAACCGGACATCTTTTACATCCTGGGGAACAAGGTGAGGCGCGATCTGCTCAGCCACCTCACCTGCACCGAATGTTACTTCAGCTTCCTGAGCAGCAAGGTTAGCGTTTCTTCAACAGCTGTTGCAAAGCACCTTAAAATCATGGAGCGCGAGGGAATATTGAAGTCCTACGAGAGGGAGGGCCCGTTCATCGGCCCGGCCAGGAAATACTACGACATAGCCATCTCAAAGACGTACGTTGCCACGGTTACGCCAAACCTGTTCTGGTACCGCGGGCTCGACCTGGGGGGAGAGTCCCTGGAGAAAACTAAGATAGACCTGTCCCGTATTCCCAGGGAGCACGACTCGCTCCTGGGCATGGTCCACTCCTTCCACGAGCTGACTTCGGAGCTTGAAAAGGTTCTCAAGGCCCTCCAGGCTGTCGAGAGCAGGCGCGAGGTGCTCATGAGGCAGATAAAGGAGCGCTACCTCAAGGAGATCGGCGATATGACCCAGCTCGCGATACTGCACTACATCCTCCTCGTCGGAGAGGCCACCGTTGACGAGCTCAGCGACAGACTTAACCTCAAGGAGAGGGAGGTTCTGGTCAAGGCCCAGGAGCTGGACAGGTTCGTACCGTTAATAATAAAAGACGGCACCATTAAAATTGACGAAGAAAGGCTCAAACAAAAACTTGGCGGTGAAAGCGATGCCAGAGAGGATTAA
- the cas1b gene encoding type I-B CRISPR-associated endonuclease Cas1b produces MRKRSITLLSDGTLFRRENTLYFENERGRKPLAVEGVYDIYIYGHVNITSQALHFLAQKGIAVHFFNHYGYYDGSFYPKEKLHSGDLVIKQAEHYLDREKRLELARLFVKGSALNMEKNLRRWKVADGFSDMLGELFKELEDARKITEVMNVEARIRQEYYARWDEHLPDGFKIVKRTRRPPENEMNALISFLNSRLYATIVSELYNTQLVPTVSYLHEPGERRFSLALDLSEIFKPIIADRIANRLVKQGIIRKEHFREELNGVLLTKEGTKKVVEAYNEEMRRSVRHPNLKTNVTKQRLIRLEAYKLMRHFVGSGRYEPLVAWF; encoded by the coding sequence ATGAGAAAGCGCTCCATAACCCTGCTCTCCGATGGAACGCTTTTCCGAAGGGAAAACACCCTCTACTTCGAGAACGAGCGCGGCAGAAAGCCCCTCGCCGTTGAGGGTGTTTACGACATCTACATCTACGGCCACGTGAACATAACCTCCCAGGCGCTCCACTTCCTCGCCCAGAAGGGTATAGCCGTGCACTTCTTCAACCACTACGGCTACTACGACGGGAGCTTTTACCCCAAAGAGAAGCTCCACTCCGGGGACCTCGTCATCAAGCAGGCCGAGCACTACCTCGACCGGGAGAAGCGCCTTGAGCTGGCGAGGCTCTTCGTCAAGGGGTCTGCCCTCAACATGGAGAAGAACCTGAGGCGCTGGAAGGTCGCCGACGGCTTCTCCGATATGCTGGGGGAGCTGTTTAAGGAGCTCGAGGATGCCCGAAAAATAACAGAGGTCATGAACGTCGAGGCTCGGATAAGGCAGGAGTACTACGCCCGCTGGGACGAACACCTGCCGGATGGCTTCAAGATAGTGAAGAGAACGCGCAGACCGCCGGAGAACGAGATGAACGCCCTGATAAGCTTCCTCAACTCGAGGCTCTACGCGACGATCGTGAGCGAGCTGTACAACACCCAGCTCGTCCCCACCGTCAGCTACCTCCACGAACCGGGCGAAAGGCGCTTTTCACTGGCCCTCGACCTGAGCGAGATATTCAAACCGATTATAGCCGATAGGATAGCCAACAGGCTCGTGAAGCAGGGGATTATTAGGAAGGAGCACTTCAGGGAAGAGCTTAACGGGGTTCTGCTCACGAAGGAGGGGACAAAGAAAGTGGTGGAGGCCTACAACGAGGAGATGCGGCGGAGCGTGAGGCACCCGAACCTCAAAACGAACGTCACGAAGCAGAGGTTAATAAGGCTCGAAGCTTACAAGCTCATGCGTCATTTCGTTGGAAGCGGTCGGTACGAGCCGCTGGTGGCATGGTTCTGA
- a CDS encoding nuclease encodes MNYPGEIEEFNERIRNAIAGKTPERKIWVTSLSFCLRKAALSVYLGTFRYERTGEMLVGSILHEWLGNAVSGDDIEFEVPVEYPLDEGWKLVGRVDAVKGDYLLEFKFRGFAAGDDESPRGPEEMKEPPKLAVEQLNTYLNMAGKERGYIYVFDKNGMNFKPFEVKRDEDQFQKMLGRARIVINGVKQLEAGGFPKWIKPRWKGECEECIFRPICDAAESK; translated from the coding sequence ATGAACTACCCGGGAGAAATTGAGGAGTTCAACGAGAGAATCCGGAACGCGATAGCCGGAAAGACGCCGGAGCGGAAGATATGGGTAACCTCCCTGAGTTTCTGTCTTCGAAAGGCGGCGCTCTCGGTGTATCTAGGAACATTCAGATACGAAAGAACCGGGGAGATGCTCGTCGGCAGTATCCTGCACGAATGGCTGGGAAACGCCGTGAGCGGGGACGACATAGAGTTCGAGGTGCCGGTTGAATATCCCCTGGATGAAGGCTGGAAGCTCGTAGGACGGGTAGATGCCGTTAAGGGGGACTACCTTCTGGAATTCAAGTTCAGGGGATTTGCTGCGGGAGACGATGAGAGTCCAAGGGGCCCCGAAGAGATGAAAGAACCTCCCAAGCTCGCCGTTGAGCAGCTAAACACGTACCTTAACATGGCCGGAAAGGAAAGGGGCTACATCTACGTCTTTGACAAGAACGGGATGAACTTCAAGCCGTTCGAGGTCAAAAGGGATGAAGACCAGTTCCAAAAGATGCTGGGACGGGCCAGAATTGTCATTAACGGTGTGAAGCAACTCGAAGCAGGCGGGTTTCCGAAGTGGATAAAGCCGCGCTGGAAGGGCGAATGCGAGGAGTGCATCTTTAGGCCGATATGTGATGCCGCGGAGTCTAAATGA
- a CDS encoding DevR family CRISPR-associated autoregulator: MSEEKTKVFEIAILGRALWELHSLNNEGNVGNVVEPRSVKIIEPNTGKAVTTDGISGEMLKHIHAELMWLLDDKNHLCEACRTLHPERFNYVVSKTGKYSKGDEPKVIEDALKTCDICDVHGFMVEKPTVSRKSTVEFGWALGIPEVYRDIHLHARHALGEKGKRQESEEGREGGTQMIYHRPTRTGRYAIVTVFQPWRIGLNEAKQDVYTYDGNRRKERYQLALRAYQLMFTRPEGAMTTTRLPHVVDFEGVIVYSTEPMPVPIISPLKDEYISEIEKITNALDGVQVVKFKGVADFVEKLRILVNAEPYQMTFGGE, encoded by the coding sequence ATGAGTGAAGAAAAGACAAAAGTTTTTGAGATTGCCATACTCGGTAGGGCCCTTTGGGAGCTCCACAGCCTCAATAACGAAGGGAACGTCGGAAACGTCGTTGAGCCGAGAAGTGTCAAGATAATAGAGCCAAACACCGGAAAGGCGGTAACCACCGACGGCATCTCAGGGGAAATGCTCAAGCACATACACGCTGAGCTAATGTGGCTTCTTGATGACAAAAACCATCTATGTGAAGCTTGTAGAACGCTCCATCCAGAGAGATTCAACTACGTTGTTAGTAAGACTGGGAAATACTCTAAGGGGGACGAGCCAAAAGTCATTGAAGATGCATTGAAAACTTGTGATATCTGTGATGTTCACGGGTTTATGGTTGAAAAGCCAACGGTTTCAAGGAAGTCCACCGTTGAGTTCGGATGGGCTCTGGGAATCCCAGAGGTTTACAGGGATATACACCTTCATGCGAGACACGCTTTGGGCGAAAAAGGCAAGAGACAGGAGAGTGAAGAAGGCAGAGAAGGTGGAACCCAGATGATATACCACAGGCCAACAAGAACTGGCAGGTATGCAATAGTTACCGTCTTCCAGCCTTGGCGTATAGGTCTCAATGAGGCAAAGCAGGACGTGTATACCTACGATGGAAATCGCAGAAAGGAACGCTACCAGCTCGCACTTAGGGCCTATCAGCTTATGTTCACAAGGCCTGAGGGAGCCATGACAACCACGAGGTTGCCTCACGTCGTTGATTTTGAGGGTGTTATAGTTTACTCGACCGAGCCAATGCCAGTGCCCATAATCTCACCGCTAAAGGACGAGTACATCAGCGAGATTGAGAAGATTACGAACGCTTTGGATGGTGTTCAGGTTGTGAAGTTCAAGGGTGTAGCGGACTTCGTGGAGAAGCTCAGGATATTGGTGAATGCAGAGCCGTACCAAATGACATTCGGGGGAGAGTGA
- the cas2 gene encoding CRISPR-associated endonuclease Cas2: MYVVIVYDVAVGRVNRVKKFLRQHLHWVQNSVFEGEVTRAEYERIKTTLREIIDEDEDSIVIYKLRSMPRREVMGIEKNPMEDVI, from the coding sequence ATGTACGTGGTTATCGTCTACGACGTGGCCGTCGGGAGGGTGAATAGGGTCAAGAAGTTCCTGCGCCAGCACCTTCACTGGGTTCAGAACAGCGTCTTCGAGGGGGAGGTGACCCGGGCTGAGTACGAGAGGATTAAGACCACCCTCCGGGAAATCATAGATGAGGACGAGGATTCAATCGTTATATACAAACTCCGCTCCATGCCTCGGAGGGAAGTGATGGGAATAGAAAAGAACCCGATGGAGGATGTCATTTAG
- a CDS encoding RNA ligase partner protein codes for MRFVLDTSIFVNPEIRGKFGDSPTEAMRAFLDYAEKLFGRIEFYMPPGIYREVMHFVDEEELLPEVELYIIKKPPNVHDIKIPAFVVYELIDDIRRRIDKGLRVAEKAVREGVIETDNVDRIIQKLRRNYRKALREGIVDSKEDFELILLAKELDATIVSADVGILTWAQKMGIKWIDAANFREVLEGLVDKLGEGKNL; via the coding sequence ATGCGGTTCGTCCTCGATACGAGCATCTTCGTCAACCCCGAGATACGGGGAAAGTTCGGCGACAGTCCGACCGAGGCGATGCGTGCTTTTCTGGACTATGCCGAGAAGCTCTTCGGTAGAATAGAGTTCTACATGCCCCCGGGCATCTACAGGGAGGTCATGCATTTCGTCGATGAGGAGGAGCTCCTTCCAGAGGTCGAGCTGTACATAATCAAAAAGCCCCCGAACGTTCACGACATCAAAATTCCTGCCTTTGTGGTCTACGAGCTGATAGACGACATCCGGCGCAGGATCGACAAGGGACTCCGCGTCGCCGAGAAGGCGGTGAGGGAGGGGGTCATCGAGACCGATAACGTGGACAGGATAATCCAGAAACTCCGCAGAAACTACCGCAAAGCCCTCCGCGAGGGTATAGTGGACAGTAAGGAGGACTTTGAGCTGATCCTTCTCGCAAAGGAGCTCGATGCAACCATAGTTTCCGCCGACGTCGGCATACTCACCTGGGCGCAGAAGATGGGCATCAAGTGGATAGACGCCGCCAACTTCAGGGAGGTCCTTGAGGGTCTGGTGGACAAGCTGGGGGAAGGGAAAAATTTATAA
- a CDS encoding DUF362 domain-containing protein, whose protein sequence is MPERIKVIVNEDRCYLCGGCAGVCPTLAIEVHSSGWEFLQDKCISCRICISACPVGALSAEPLEVSE, encoded by the coding sequence ATGCCAGAGAGGATTAAAGTCATCGTGAACGAGGACCGGTGCTACCTCTGCGGGGGCTGCGCCGGCGTCTGCCCCACCCTTGCAATCGAAGTGCACTCCAGCGGCTGGGAGTTCCTCCAGGACAAGTGCATAAGCTGCAGGATATGCATCAGCGCCTGTCCAGTTGGAGCGCTCAGCGCCGAACCCCTGGAGGTGAGCGAATGA
- the cas5 gene encoding CRISPR-associated protein Cas5 — MKWLKLVVHFPSFYSYRIPEYSSQYALALPLIAPSTIKLAIISTAIRISGKVSEGKKIFGYIRDAEVGIKPPERITVNSVFVKRLKKKKDQGGFQESFGVREYIHFSGDIEVYLGIPDEAMEKVKHYARHIRYLGTSDSLAYIKSVELTNELPQGVIFPVAISEVPPGSHIYPVKDFSSKATFEQINPYSSKNRGKPYETKYYPLKLSRRPVEGSNWKILSIS; from the coding sequence ATGAAGTGGCTTAAGCTAGTCGTTCACTTTCCTTCCTTCTACTCCTACAGGATCCCAGAATATTCATCCCAATACGCACTGGCACTACCGCTGATAGCCCCATCTACTATAAAGCTAGCAATAATCTCAACAGCTATAAGGATAAGCGGGAAAGTTAGTGAGGGAAAAAAGATATTTGGTTATATCCGGGACGCAGAGGTTGGAATAAAGCCCCCAGAGAGGATAACAGTAAATAGCGTCTTCGTGAAGAGACTTAAGAAAAAGAAAGACCAGGGAGGTTTCCAGGAGAGCTTTGGAGTCAGAGAGTACATACACTTCTCTGGGGATATAGAAGTTTACTTGGGAATACCCGATGAAGCAATGGAAAAAGTAAAGCACTATGCAAGGCACATAAGATACCTTGGTACAAGCGATTCATTAGCATACATAAAAAGTGTTGAACTCACTAACGAGCTTCCTCAAGGGGTGATATTTCCGGTTGCAATCTCTGAAGTCCCACCGGGTTCACACATCTATCCAGTAAAAGACTTTTCTTCAAAGGCCACTTTTGAGCAGATAAATCCATATTCCTCGAAGAATCGTGGAAAACCCTATGAAACCAAATACTACCCACTAAAACTTTCCAGGAGACCAGTAGAGGGTAGCAATTGGAAAATTCTTTCCATTTCTTAA
- a CDS encoding NAD(P)/FAD-dependent oxidoreductase: MKEMKYDVVVVGAGIAGPIVARNVAKSGYSVLLIDKKSAIGTPKQCAEGISIKVFEKYDIPYDKRFINRKIYGAKLYSPSGYELEMRYKDVSGVILERKVFDKMLAYYAAKAGADVLARTEALDVIRKDGRIAGIKAKHEDETVEIHADIIVAADGVESTIARKAGINTYAPPHEFDSSYEYEMLIEGYDPDLIHLWFGNEVAPRGYVWVFPKDEDRANVGIGINSDNPQTAKYYLDKWLRENKVPAKKILEVNVGVVPVGGFVKELAKDNVLVVGDAARQVNPMHGGGMAEAMEAGTIASKWIVRALEEENPGLLRNYTTEWWETDGKRLQKVLKVRKVTEKLSDEDLDLFIQILSGADAEKIAGGDYGEVIRALLKHPKVILSPRRIKLLRELL; the protein is encoded by the coding sequence ATGAAGGAGATGAAATACGACGTCGTCGTTGTCGGCGCCGGAATCGCCGGGCCGATAGTGGCGAGGAACGTTGCCAAGTCAGGATACTCGGTTCTGCTCATCGATAAGAAGTCCGCCATCGGCACGCCCAAACAGTGCGCCGAGGGCATAAGCATAAAGGTCTTCGAGAAGTATGACATCCCCTATGACAAGCGATTTATCAACCGTAAGATTTACGGAGCCAAACTCTACTCACCGAGCGGTTACGAGCTTGAGATGAGGTACAAGGACGTCAGCGGTGTTATCCTTGAGAGAAAGGTCTTCGACAAGATGCTGGCATACTACGCGGCGAAGGCCGGTGCCGACGTCCTCGCCAGAACCGAGGCTCTGGACGTCATCAGGAAGGACGGGAGGATAGCCGGCATCAAGGCCAAGCACGAGGACGAGACGGTTGAGATTCATGCCGACATCATAGTCGCGGCGGACGGCGTGGAGAGCACCATAGCGAGGAAGGCGGGCATAAACACCTACGCTCCCCCGCACGAGTTCGATTCCAGCTACGAGTACGAGATGCTCATCGAGGGCTACGACCCCGACCTGATACACCTCTGGTTCGGCAACGAGGTTGCCCCGAGGGGCTACGTCTGGGTCTTCCCGAAGGACGAGGACAGGGCCAACGTCGGCATAGGAATAAACTCCGACAACCCGCAGACCGCCAAGTACTACCTCGACAAGTGGCTGAGGGAAAACAAGGTCCCTGCCAAGAAGATTCTCGAGGTGAACGTCGGCGTTGTCCCGGTCGGCGGCTTCGTCAAGGAGCTGGCGAAGGACAACGTCCTCGTCGTCGGTGATGCCGCCAGGCAGGTAAACCCGATGCACGGCGGCGGAATGGCCGAGGCAATGGAGGCCGGGACGATAGCGAGCAAGTGGATAGTCAGGGCCCTCGAGGAGGAGAACCCCGGACTGCTCAGGAACTACACGACCGAATGGTGGGAAACCGACGGAAAGAGACTCCAGAAAGTCCTCAAGGTCAGGAAGGTCACGGAGAAGCTCAGCGACGAGGACCTGGACCTTTTCATCCAGATACTCAGCGGAGCAGACGCGGAGAAGATAGCGGGCGGCGACTACGGAGAGGTCATCAGGGCGCTCCTCAAGCACCCAAAGGTCATCCTCAGCCCGAGGAGAATAAAGCTCCTCAGGGAGCTTCTCTGA
- a CDS encoding thioredoxin family protein: MGLISDADKKVIKEEFFSKMTNPVKIIGFTGKEHCQYCDQLKGLVQELSELTDKLTYEFHDFDTEEGRKIAEQYRIDRAPAITLTQDGKDMGVRFFGLPAGHEFGAFLESIVDVSNATTDLMPESKEELAKVDRDVRILVFVTPTCPYCPLAVRMAHKFAIENTNAGKGKILGDMVEAIEYPEWADKYSVMAVPKIVIIVDGEDKVQFEGAYPEKMFMEKLLAALE, translated from the coding sequence ATGGGACTGATTAGCGACGCTGATAAGAAGGTCATCAAGGAGGAGTTCTTTTCCAAGATGACGAACCCCGTTAAGATTATCGGATTCACGGGCAAGGAGCACTGCCAGTACTGCGACCAGCTCAAGGGGCTGGTTCAGGAGCTCAGCGAGCTCACCGACAAGCTCACCTACGAGTTCCACGACTTCGACACCGAGGAGGGCAGGAAGATAGCCGAGCAGTACAGGATCGACCGCGCCCCGGCCATCACGCTCACCCAGGACGGCAAGGACATGGGCGTCAGGTTCTTCGGCCTTCCGGCCGGCCACGAGTTCGGCGCCTTCCTCGAGAGCATCGTCGATGTCAGCAACGCGACCACAGACCTGATGCCGGAGAGCAAGGAGGAGCTGGCCAAGGTTGACAGGGATGTCAGGATACTCGTCTTCGTCACCCCGACCTGCCCGTACTGCCCGCTCGCCGTCAGGATGGCCCACAAGTTCGCCATCGAGAACACCAACGCCGGCAAGGGCAAGATACTCGGCGACATGGTCGAGGCCATCGAGTACCCCGAGTGGGCCGACAAGTACAGCGTCATGGCCGTGCCGAAGATCGTCATCATAGTCGACGGCGAGGACAAGGTTCAGTTCGAGGGTGCCTACCCCGAGAAGATGTTCATGGAGAAGCTCCTCGCGGCCCTCGAGTGA
- the cas4 gene encoding CRISPR-associated protein Cas4, which translates to MPPEYPLTDLLITGTEINYLFICPTKLWYFSKGITMEQESEWVDLGRFLHEQRYGGEEKEIQIGSIKIDFIRRGDIIEVHEVKLSKSMEKAHEMQALYYLYYLKKFGIKAKAVLHYPKLNETREVVLDGREEEIEWAIKEVERIKSLPSPPEPVKSKKCKKCAYRELCWV; encoded by the coding sequence ATGCCCCCTGAATACCCCCTCACGGACCTCCTCATCACCGGTACGGAAATCAACTACCTCTTCATCTGCCCGACGAAGCTGTGGTATTTCTCGAAGGGCATCACGATGGAGCAGGAGAGCGAATGGGTCGACCTCGGCAGATTCCTCCACGAGCAACGGTACGGCGGTGAGGAGAAGGAAATACAAATCGGCTCAATAAAGATCGATTTCATCCGAAGAGGCGACATCATTGAGGTTCACGAGGTCAAGCTGAGCAAGAGCATGGAGAAAGCCCACGAGATGCAGGCGCTGTACTATCTCTATTACCTCAAAAAGTTCGGCATTAAGGCCAAAGCGGTTCTCCACTACCCCAAGCTCAACGAGACCAGGGAAGTTGTTCTCGACGGAAGGGAAGAGGAGATTGAATGGGCGATAAAAGAAGTCGAACGGATAAAATCACTCCCATCGCCACCGGAGCCAGTTAAATCGAAGAAGTGCAAGAAATGTGCCTATCGTGAGCTCTGTTGGGTTTGA